The genomic segment ttatttttgatatatttaaagAGTCTGCTGCGGCTTTTTAAACTGTAATTTCTAATAtgttttaatctattttttttatttagtatagtTCTTTATGTTGCGGTTTGTGTGATTTTGATGGAAATTTCTGGTGAATCTAGTTAAATTTAATTCATAgtttggtaaaatatataccGAAATACCAAATGTGCTCACGTTTTCCCAAACTTAAAAGGACTAGAACTGCTCAGAtaatacttaagggactattttgaacctacaaACAAAGATCagagacaattttttttttccttcacttttctcaattttagagaatataaaaataaaaaagataatgcATCTTATGTCTGGATAAAGATAAGGCTTCCAGCAACCTTGGTATATTCCTTTtctcaatctctctctctctctctctaaactgtcttctttctctctcttcctctatATAAAGTCTATACATATAACTGTCTAGGTTTCTCCATATATGTATTGAAACTATGTCTATTGCGTTGGAGAGGAACAACACAACAACTGATCATCAGATCGAACGGCCAGGATTCATTCACGGAATGTCGGCGTTTATTCCGGCGATGTATAAGTCGCCGGATCTAGGCGTTGAGGATGATCGGACATCTTCCTCGTCATCTTCTTCTATTGGTCGGAACAGTGACGACTCGCCGGCGCCGGCAGGATCTTCATCGGACGGCGACGGCGAGGAGGTTGAGAGTCCTTTCAAAGGTGGTGCTTTGGATAGTTTGGAGTCATTGGAGGAGGTTTTGCCAATAAAGTATGTCTCTTCACTATAATACTAGCATTTTTGGTCCCTAAATTATTGCTATATTCTGATTTTGATCCTTGTGGTATCTGACGAAGCACATTTAACCTTTCAATCAATTAGAAATGTGTGTTTTTAGTCCTTTTATGTAAGAAGTATGGTGTATTTGAActacttttaaaattatattgcgGTCAAATATGGAGTAACAATATAAGAGATAATAGCATTTTTGGTCCCTAAATTATAGGTATACTCTGATTTTGACCTGACAAAGCACATTTGACCTTCAATTAATCCAAGTGTGTTCTTTTAGTCCTTTTATGTAAGAAGTATGTTGTATTTGAGCTACTTTTACAACTATATTACCGTCAAATATCTTTGGAGGAGGTTTTGCCAATAAAGTATGTGTCTTTACTTATATTTAATTTCTCTATTGGTTTTAggttaatttatttaatttactcGTATATTTTGAAATTAAGATGCTGAATGTAGTTCCTTACATGGAGATTTGGGCTCTGAGACTACAATTTTGCATGGTTAATGTTTTGTGTATATTTATTACTCCCTGTgtatatttatgttatatttgaCTTGGACATGAAgattaaggaagacttttggaacttatggtctaaaataagcaATGGAGAaatgtgtggctataaatcatttcattatggGTAAACtgaaaagtttcaagttaattTGTTACTAGATATAGAAATGTGTCTTTCGTTTTAGCACTTACTAAAGAGGAaataatgtcacataaattgggattgGAAGAGGAaatagtgtcacataaattgggattgGGATGGAGGCAGTAACTTATTTGTAGTAGTGCTTTAGGGCGTATCTTGGTGTACTTCCTCCTTTTCACTTtctttgtctggttttgacttgacaagaagtttaagaaaataaagaagacttttgaatcttgtcaTTTTAAATTAAGACATGTAGAAAgtaccaaaatgccctttaatctGGTGGTTTTAAACATAtcatgtggaaagttggaattaaagagctgccaaaaaaggaaagagacattctttttgaaacggactaaaaaggaaagtaagacaaattaattgaaacagagggagtatttgatTTACTCGTATATTTTGAAATTAAGATGCTGACTTTAGTTCCTTAGTATGGAGATTAGGGCTCTGACTCTACAATTTTGCGTGGTTAATGTTTTGTGTGTATTTGTTAACTGATTTGTAGTAGTAACAATTAACTGTGGTTTAGGGTGCATCGTGGTAAATATTTATGATTGCGAGGGAAATGGACCATAAATATTAAGGAATTATTGGATTGAGGATAAGTAAGGTTAATTTCAGTATAAAATTTTGTATTACTTACACAATGTTTAGTTTCGGTATAAAACGTTTCGCTTATGCAACATTTGGTTTCGGTATTAAACTGTGCTTAAGTTTGCAGGGTTTAATACTACCAGAAATCAATTGCTGTACTACAGTACTACTTACACTACTTACACTGGTATACCATATACTGGAACAATTTAATGTGGAAGAAGAATAGATGTTTTAGCAATAAGAGTTTCTAAAGACAAAATGACCTTAAAGTATggaattcatcattttaatccttatattattatatagCAATCCAAGCATTATTATCACCACACAACAATCCCTTTATTATTATTCATCGCGAAACAATCTATACATTATAATTCTTGACTAACTGGATCACAAACCAAGCAGTCCATAAAAAGTTTATAGGTAACTACTAGTATTGTGTGTATCTCTGTGTGGCTTTTTTGCATGCTTTGTGATGGTTTTGTATAAAGAATTAAGGAGTGCTTACATGTTTACCAGGGCTTGTCTTAGTCTTGAGAGGTGAGCTATATAACTAAGCTTCATTTTTTAGGTAATGGATCTGGTACGTTGGAGTGGGACTTGTTCATTTGTGCCTATTTGTTTAATTTGGgcagtgaaaaaaaaatgcgAAAGCTTACTTGAGTATTTGTTCTCTCAATTAGTTAGCTTTATCTCGTGTGGCCTGGTATAGACCCTGTACCTGGAAAGTAATTTGGAGCTAGTTTGCAATCTTAGTGGagtggttgttatgaatgtgaTTGATGTTTCATCTGTTGTCCATAGTTCTGGTAGTAAAAATGACAGTTGGGGCTAATATGTGGTCTCATTACTCCTTTCAAACAGGTGGATAGGATGAGGTGTCAGAATTTTTTTCATTGGGGTTTTAAGGCTTATGAGTGGAATTTTCTGAATTTTAATTTGTTCTGAATCACGGTTCCATCATGGGTGCATGTGTAATGCCTTGTTAGGATAGAGGTTGGGGGACCACTATACCAAAAGATATTCAACTCTGATGCTTATTGTAGCTTTGGAATATCACTTCAGCTTATTTAATAATGACCATGTTTATTTAatcgcttttttttttccccaaaaaaggGACCACCAATGTGGTATCTTGAAAGCTCAACCAACGTGGGTGTATTagcaatggaaaaaaaaaaaaaaatgaatattttcagTTTAAAAGCCACCCAATGGGTGGTATTAGCatttaaaagaaagagaagataaGTAGTAAATAAAAGTGTGTACTGGTTCACCCATTATTGCTGAAGTTGAAAATGTATCTTACCTGGACTGAATGGAATTCTTGGATAGTAGCAGAAGTGCAgaactttgttttcttttgtttgtattTTAGTTTTAATCAAGTCTCTAAGAACTTGGATCTTCTGGAAGATGAAAAGAAGGTGCAGGAGTCATTTAGAAAGATTTTAACTGCTTATAGATGTTTTATGAGCAATCTATTAGTCTTGTTCTTTTCAATGTTCTAATTGTGCTCGTCTGCTACGTTTCAGGAGGGGCATATCAAATTTTTATGCTGGTAAATCGAAATCTTATACTAGTCTAGCAGATGCGGCATCGAGTCCCTCGCTTAAAGATATGGTCAAGCCGGAGAATGCATACACTAGGAAACGCAAGAACCTGCTTGCTCATAGCAATTTCTTTGACAAGAACCGGAATCATTTCCCAAGGAATAATAGTGGTGGGTTATATAAGAGACCAATAAACTCTAGAAGCTCATTAGCTCTTGGTTCAACCTCAAGTTGCTCTGAGAGCAATAACAGTTCCGAGTCTTTGAACTCAAATACATCGTCACCTCGTTTCTCTCTTCCTCCTCTGCCTCCGCAATCAAGAAGATATAGCAATGAGTCCTCATCATCACCTCCTGAACAGAAGTTGAGTGCATGGAGGTCTTTCTCTTTATCGGATCTGCAGGGGGCTGCTGCTGCAACTCCCAGCCTAATGGGCATAAAGGAATAGAGAGAGATATCTTGACGATAACTTAATTTCACGTCACCCTATGAACCTAACTTCAGAGAGGTTTCAATGGAGGTTGGCTTATTTTAGCAATTATAGGCTTCAGTTTTTCGCCCTGCTTCTGTAATTATTCCTCAAGGCATATCAAATATTGGAGTCATTTAAGAATGTAATTGTTTCTGCGTACTTTTAACCTTTGGTTTTCCTGTGTACCTTCTTGTATATTTCAATGTGGTGTTTGCCTAATTTAGAGATTTTATATTTCAGTTTGGTGTCTGCTTAATCTGTAGATTTTCTTTTTGGTGTATTTCTCAATTTACATCCCGACACCCCAAATCCCTTTGGCCGTGAGCTAGCCcttcacttttttcaaattttttagaaGAAAATTTCTTTTCAATCTAAATCCAATTTTTTTACATTTCTAACGTATGATTATATATGATTAAATGGAAGTACATAATTTTATAACAACTTATAGCATATTCAACACCAATACATCGTCAGGTACATGAATCTGTTTGTGATATAGTTGTCTTAATTAacatcttcatcttcctttacgTTCATATGcaaatttaattagttaaaCATTATCGAATAAGTACGTTTCAAAAActaataatatttaaattcaACCAGTTTTGAGTAGTACGAGTGTTTGCACATTTTCATGACGGATGCAATTTTTATACTTGGTGATTAGGTGTCACGTCCTAAACAAACGTGAGTTGCACTCACTAGTCCTATAGTGGGCGAATTGATCCCTTAACCCATTATTAAATCAATTTCAATTACTTAAATCAATAATAAAACATCACTCATGAACAAATGATAAAATCtaacaataatataaataaataacaacTGCGGAAATCTAGCTATTACATCCCCAAACTCTGAAAGTCATCGCATaaggactctaactaacaatgtctaaaaagaagagaactatctaaaataaacataatgtctgggatgaaaatagacatctgaaataagaaagatcttcaggcggcatggcacggataggagctcaccTTCTGATTTTGGTAACGAATAACTTGAACTAGATGCGAGGTCTGGAAGACGTCTCTCGCTCAAAATCTGCACtaaaaaaaagtgcagcaagtataggtcagtacaaacaacacgtactggtagatatcataggccgaataagattagtatcatgcatacatatataaaataaatggaaTAGGTAGACGGGCGCAACAAACATGAAACCACAACAAGTATCCTCGAACAGTCCTCACTCAGAAATCAGTCACCAATCATCAACAAAGAACACCACTAGATAGGCcaaatgtaatgcaataaaTGATAAAATCTCCACAtctgtacacatatgctaaatggtaatattttccccaaatagccatgacctggacccatgatgttcatgtaccactcgttccggaaggaacctcagaccacgagctcataattaggctacatcgtcaccccctgtcaaatgtgtctTAAGAGATGTATATGTCCCGTCCCAATCATCATCAATAAATGCTTCATAATCACATCACACGAATAGCTCAAGAATACGTATCAGGTCAACACCAATGAAGCATAGTCAAATAACACAAGCCACAATAAGACTCACAAATAATCTGTTCACTGATAATATAATATGTAGCTATCTCAATTCGTCTctgaagggtatatatgaacacctCCCTTTCAATGGTCTCAAGAATTTGCAGGTTTATCAACCTCAACAATGAAAGAATCACTTTACACAATTTAATCATATAACTAACAACGATCACCCAAACTCCACATCCGAAgacctagacatgctttctcctataaattctacgacatatacaatcaactgatcaaagtctaactcaagtaaaccgtaacctacctcaaagcagatTTGAGTAATGGAATCACTTCGCAACAACCTTTTCCTTTTGCAATACCTTAGaatgttcaaagtctagaaatcatgatgctaagtaagtaatggagtattaactcaataataacaatttggggaagacaACCCCTCCACTTCTACCTTAATCAATGGTTCACTTTCCTTAGGAACATATTCATCCTAATTCTAGTCTCAATAATCGTATTAACTCCCTTTATAGGTtctataatcaattcaaccctaCAAATCTGAATTTAGCCaaagttctcatttttattggaaccctaggtCTTAACAAGCAATTTCCATCAATGAATATCCAGTTCTCATCATTGGAAGTGATaatctctactcttagatgattaaacaacattaaacaaCAATAGACAATAACCCATTAGTATTCCAGGGTTTTCTTGGTGTTTGTGTTCTACCTTTCAATTCCCGTTAAGGGTCTTTTGATTGAGACACGAATCGAATATGAACATTAAGCGAAGAAAGTTAGTGATTAAGGCTTACATTTGATGGAGAATAGTGCCTTAACCATAAAAACCTGCCTCTATGCTCTTGGGAATTGTTTTGGGGATTATGAGAAGTGTGGGCACGAAATAACTACTTAAACTCGTCATTAGACTTAAGTGGGCTTCGTTGCAGCGACCAAAGTCTCGTTGCAATGGACTCGTTGCAGCGAACGGGGCCTTCGCTGCAACGAATCCTGGGATTTTCCCACTCTTCGTTGCAGCGAACCATGTCTTCGCTGCAACGATCTTGCTACAACGAAGAATCATCGTTGCAACGAGGCGTTGCGAACCAGTGAGCACGGTAATTCCaacatttttatacttagtctctcaaaatcattctaaggccTTATGAACAGAAGCCAACAAACAAACCAAGTTAAAAATACATCACAAAGTCACTTACAAGTCACAAAACACGACATACAACACGACCAAATTATTTAGGTCCGCTCATTTCTAGCCTCGGAAAAGTACTAGCAAGGATAGAATGGTCAAAGCAcgcataacgaccaagcgggtcgttacattaggAATTTTAGTATTTGAAATTTAACACTAAATGATTAAAGTATTGTGTAACATACTAAGActtttttcagaattttcttttaaattttaaacataAATTAAATTGCAAATATGAATGCAACTTCTATACTATGTGATTAGGAGTTAACGCTAAATTAGTAAAATATTGTACAGATACTAAAACTTATTTGGCAATCACAGTTCCtagtttttacttttttcacaatatttttaaatttttttaatttaaattaaataggCTTTTGGCCCACGGCCGGCCTCGGCCCATCGTCAAGCCTTAAGGGCCAACGTGCTgatttggatgggcttataagCCTCAATTTAAATGGGCTTAAAAATCTTAACTCAATTTTATCCTAGCATCGGGCTGGACTGACCTCAAGGATCAAGCCCATTTTAATGACTCTAgctgggcaatttgcacgattgacCTTcattgggggtggtctttaatttttttcccttcgcctaaaataccctgaggttctgggttagAACCCCTGTTTAgtcataaaaaaagaaatcacaaggcaaggctttgcaaAAAGCCTGCCTTATGCGacaaactttgccttaaggcacaACTAAAAGTTTGCCAGAGACGGCAggcttttagttatgccttatgcggcagactttttgcaaagccttgtcttgtgaatttttttttttgaccgagcgagggttcgaacccaaaacctcggaatattttcggccacctttttaagcgaaggataaaaaattaaagaccaccccaaaataaggacaatccgtgcaaaaaaatgtagAGGAATCaacgggtcatttgcacttttgttcctattttgtgatggcctttaagttttgtcttcaaatgcgatgatctttaatttttgccttcaaaatcaaacttatgcctaGAGGGGCATGGGTTaagcatcataatatccacaagttaTGCCAGCGCTGTTAAAGAACTTATTTCCTGCTagacataagttcgattttgaaggacaaaaattaaagtctAGCCCAtatgaaaggcaaaaattaaagaccagtccatttgaagaacAAACCATGCAATTATTTGGAACTCAAGAAGTTGcacggttttcccttcaaatgagccggtctttaatatttgtccttcaaatgggttgtTCTTTAatgggaaaatttcataaatgactaacTTGGAAGCCTTATTTTTGCTTTTTAGCTACATTTTATCTATTTACATCACGTAGCAAACATATAGCAAAACTCAA from the Lycium ferocissimum isolate CSIRO_LF1 chromosome 11, AGI_CSIRO_Lferr_CH_V1, whole genome shotgun sequence genome contains:
- the LOC132037386 gene encoding protein OXIDATIVE STRESS 3 LIKE 1-like, translated to MSIALERNNTTTDHQIERPGFIHGMSAFIPAMYKSPDLGVEDDRTSSSSSSSIGRNSDDSPAPAGSSSDGDGEEVESPFKGGALDSLESLEEVLPIKRGISNFYAGKSKSYTSLADAASSPSLKDMVKPENAYTRKRKNLLAHSNFFDKNRNHFPRNNSGGLYKRPINSRSSLALGSTSSCSESNNSSESLNSNTSSPRFSLPPLPPQSRRYSNESSSSPPEQKLSAWRSFSLSDLQGAAAATPSLMGIKE